Part of the Rhizobiales bacterium NRL2 genome is shown below.
GCGCCTTGATGGTGGTGGACTTGCCCGCGCCGTTGCGGCCCAGCGCGGCCACCGCCTCGCCGCGCCCGATCGAGAAGGAGATGCCGTGGATCACGGTGGCCGGGCCATAGCCGGCGGTGAGACCGGAGACCTCAAGCATCGGCGGCCTTGCCCAGATAGACCCGGCGGACTTCCGGATCGGCCCGGATCTCGTCGACCGCGCCCTCGGCGATCAGCCGCCCGCCGGCCATCACCATGACCCGGTCGGCATGGCCGAAGACGGCGTCCATGTCGTGCTCGGTGAACAGCAGCGCCACGCCCTCTTCGGCGACGATGCGGCTGACCCGGTCCATCAGCGCCGCGCGTTCGCCCGAGGCCATGCCCGCCGTCGGTTCGTCCATGAACAGGATCTTCGGCTCGCCCGACAGCGCCAGCGCCAGGTCGAGGCGCTTGACGTCGCCATAGGGCAGCGCCGTCACCGGCCGGTCGATCGCGCCGGCCAGCTCGACGCGGCGGAGCAGATCCAGCACGCGCTCGCGGTCGGCGGGCCGGCGGCTGAAGGAGTACATGCGCCCGTCGGCCACCGCCAGCGCGGTGCCCGCCGCCTCGCCCACGGTCATGGACTGGAAGCTCTGGGCGATCTGGAAGGTGCGGCCGATACCCAGGCGGACCAGCTCGCGCGGCTTCCGCCCCGTGACCACCCGTCCGTCAAGGCGCACTTCGCCCCGATCAGCCTTCAACTGGCCGTTCAGAAGGTTGAAACAGGTGGTCTTTCCTGCACCGTTCGGGCCGATCAGGGCCACGCGCTCGCCTGCGCCGACGCGGAAGCTGACGCCGTCCACGGCGGCCACGCCGCCGAAGGACCGGGCCAGATCGGCCACTTCCAGCAGCGCGCTCATGCCGCCGGCCGCCGCCGCAGGCGCCCCGCCAGCCCGGTCAGCTGCGGGTAGAGTCCGGTCATGCCGCCCGGCGCGGCGATGGCGATCAGCAGGATCAGCCCGCCCAGGAAGGCGCGCCAGAACTGGAACTGGTTCAGCGAGTCCTCGAGATAGCGGAAGGTGCCGGCGCCGATCAGCGCGCCCACCAGATGGTCGACGCCGCCCAGCAGGACGACGACCAGCGCGTCGATGGATTGCGGGATCGCCGCGGCGTCAGGGAAGACGCTGCCCTTCTGGTAGACGAACATGCCGCCGGCCAGGCCGGCCAGCATCCCCGCCAGCGTGAAGGCGAACCACTTCTGGCGGCGCACGTCGACGCCGATCGCCTCGGCGCGGAGCGGGGCGTCGCGCCCGGCGCGCAGCGCCATGCCGAAGGGTGCGCTCGCCGCCCGGCGCAGGATCGCGACCACGATCACGCCGCCGGCGAGGGCGAGGTAGTAGTAGGCGTCGTTCGACGACGCCCAGGAGGCCGGCCAGATGCCGGTCAGGCCGTCGTCGCCGCCGGTATATTCCTGCATCTGCACCGCCGCGGCCCAGACGATCTGCGCCGCCGCCAGCGTCAGCATGGCCAGGTAGACCCCGGTCAGGCGCACGCAGAACCAGCCGAACAGCAGCGCGGCCACCCCGGCGGCGACCGGCGCGGCGGCCAGTCCGCCGATCATGCCGACGCCGAAGTGGTGGCTCAGCAGGGCCGCGCCATAGGCGCCGGCGCCGAAATAGGCGGCGTGGCCGAAGCTGACCATGCCGCCCGGTCCCATCAGGAACTGCAGGCTGGCGGCGAAGACGCCGAGGACGACGATGTCGGTCGCCAGCACCACCAGGAAGTCGCCGACGAACAGCGGCAGCACGGCGAAGCCTGCCAGCACCACCAGCCAGCCCCGGCCGGACAGCGCGCCCATGCGCACGTCGGGCGGCGGATGGCTTTCCGGCGCGGACGGCGGCCGGCCCAGCAGACCGTAGGGCCGGATGACAAGCACCACGGCCATGGCGGCGAAGGCGACGATCAGCGTGATCTCGGGCAGAATCAGGATGCCGAAGGCGTTCAGCATGGCGATCAGCACGGCGGCCAGATAGGCGCCCAGGATCGAACCCATGCCGCCGACGACGGTGACCACGAAGACTTCGGCGATGATGGCGAGATCCATGCCCTGGGCGACCGATTCGCGCGGAATCTGCAGCGCGCCGCCCAGGCCCGCCAGCCCCGATCCGAGACAGAACACGGCGGTGAACAGCCGGGCCTGGTTGACGCCCAGCGCCGCGGCCATCTCCCGGTCCTGGGTGGCGGCGCGGACCAGGACGCCGAAGCGCGTGCGCTCGAACACCAGCCACAGCACGCCCAGCGCCAGCGGCCCCATGGCGATCAGGAACAGGTCGTATTCCGGGACCGGCTCGCCGAAGATCCGGACCACGCTGTCCAGCCCCGGCGCGCGCGGCCCGAAGCGGTCGGCCGAGCCCCAGATGGCCAGCGCCACGTCCTGCAGGATCAGCACGATGGCGAAGGTGGCGACGAGCTGGAACATCTCCGGCGCAC
Proteins encoded:
- a CDS encoding ABC transporter ATP-binding protein, which translates into the protein MSALLEVADLARSFGGVAAVDGVSFRVGAGERVALIGPNGAGKTTCFNLLNGQLKADRGEVRLDGRVVTGRKPRELVRLGIGRTFQIAQSFQSMTVGEAAGTALAVADGRMYSFSRRPADRERVLDLLRRVELAGAIDRPVTALPYGDVKRLDLALALSGEPKILFMDEPTAGMASGERAALMDRVSRIVAEEGVALLFTEHDMDAVFGHADRVMVMAGGRLIAEGAVDEIRADPEVRRVYLGKAADA
- a CDS encoding ABC transporter permease; amino-acid sequence: MGFYFAQALTGLASASSLFLVAAGLSLIFGVTRIVNFAHGTLYMLGAYVALDIIGLFGKEVGFWLALPLTALIIAAVGGLIEFTALRRVYRAPEMFQLVATFAIVLILQDVALAIWGSADRFGPRAPGLDSVVRIFGEPVPEYDLFLIAMGPLALGVLWLVFERTRFGVLVRAATQDREMAAALGVNQARLFTAVFCLGSGLAGLGGALQIPRESVAQGMDLAIIAEVFVVTVVGGMGSILGAYLAAVLIAMLNAFGILILPEITLIVAFAAMAVVLVIRPYGLLGRPPSAPESHPPPDVRMGALSGRGWLVVLAGFAVLPLFVGDFLVVLATDIVVLGVFAASLQFLMGPGGMVSFGHAAYFGAGAYGAALLSHHFGVGMIGGLAAAPVAAGVAALLFGWFCVRLTGVYLAMLTLAAAQIVWAAAVQMQEYTGGDDGLTGIWPASWASSNDAYYYLALAGGVIVVAILRRAASAPFGMALRAGRDAPLRAEAIGVDVRRQKWFAFTLAGMLAGLAGGMFVYQKGSVFPDAAAIPQSIDALVVVLLGGVDHLVGALIGAGTFRYLEDSLNQFQFWRAFLGGLILLIAIAAPGGMTGLYPQLTGLAGRLRRRPAA